Proteins co-encoded in one Flavobacterium sp. M31R6 genomic window:
- a CDS encoding polymer-forming cytoskeletal protein encodes MFDTKPKSLTDVLGKTNRIVEGTTIHGDIISPADFRLDGELIGNFTSSGKLVIGPAGSVKGDIICNTADIEGKFEGKIQIEDTLNIKESASIIGEVIIGKLSVEPGATFNATCVMLSNSTKGTKNANE; translated from the coding sequence ATGTTTGATACAAAACCAAAATCGTTAACAGATGTTCTAGGAAAAACTAATAGAATAGTGGAAGGTACTACAATACACGGGGACATAATTTCGCCTGCCGATTTTAGATTAGACGGTGAACTGATAGGGAATTTTACATCTAGTGGAAAATTGGTGATTGGGCCCGCAGGAAGTGTCAAAGGGGATATCATTTGTAATACGGCAGACATAGAAGGAAAATTCGAGGGGAAAATTCAGATTGAGGATACTTTAAACATTAAAGAATCGGCCAGTATTATTGGAGAAGTTATTATAGGTAAATTATCTGTAGAGCCAGGGGCCACTTTCAATGCAACCTGTGTTATGTTATCTAATAGCACTAAAGGAACAAAAAATGCCAACGAATAA
- a CDS encoding AtpZ/AtpI family protein, which produces MPTNNDPKKNNYNKWLALINIPIQMGVIIFLFAYFGNWLDENHPSTKVYYVKVMAMVGVVLAMYNVIRQVNEINKKQ; this is translated from the coding sequence ATGCCAACGAATAATGACCCTAAAAAGAACAACTACAATAAATGGTTGGCTCTAATTAATATTCCAATCCAAATGGGGGTTATTATTTTCCTGTTTGCCTATTTTGGAAATTGGTTGGACGAGAATCATCCCAGCACAAAAGTCTATTATGTAAAAGTGATGGCAATGGTAGGCGTTGTTTTGGCAATGTATAATGTTATCCGGCAAGTAAACGAAATCAACAAAAAACAATAA